Proteins from a single region of Streptomyces sp. Tu 3180:
- a CDS encoding TerD family protein codes for MSKGSNTPVPATALRVEVGWRSGPGVPDADASALLLVGGKVRSDDDFVFYNQPAHSSGAVRHEGKRNAGGRVTDTLLVDLTRVEPGIETVIVAASSDGGAFGRVPDLYIEVKDAANGTVAARFDSTGATSETAFVLGEFYRRQGAWKFRAVGQGYSSGLEGLATDYGITVDEPQHTAPAAAVPPPVTAPPVPAARPAAPPQPAVSPAPAPVRLTKVTLTKASPTVSLTKQGGTSGALHVNLNWQVRKQFSGWAAKLGRPVAMHSDLDLDLCALYELTDGSKGVVQALGNAFGSLHQPPFVHLDGDDRTGAVSTGENLTVNLDHKHLFRRILVFVTIYEGARSFADLHATVTLRPQYGAPIDFSLDECTVPSTVCALALITNTGGGDLVVQREARYLVPERGVSPQRTVDHAYGWGMNWTPGRK; via the coding sequence ATGTCGAAAGGGTCGAACACACCGGTTCCGGCCACGGCACTGAGGGTGGAAGTGGGCTGGCGCTCCGGTCCCGGCGTCCCCGACGCGGACGCCTCGGCGCTCCTGCTGGTCGGCGGGAAGGTCCGCTCCGACGACGACTTCGTCTTCTACAACCAGCCCGCCCACTCCTCCGGCGCCGTCCGCCACGAGGGCAAGCGGAACGCCGGCGGCCGGGTCACCGACACCCTGCTCGTCGACCTCACGCGCGTGGAGCCCGGCATCGAGACCGTGATCGTGGCCGCCTCCTCCGACGGCGGCGCCTTCGGCCGGGTCCCGGACCTGTACATCGAGGTCAAGGACGCCGCGAACGGCACCGTGGCGGCCCGCTTCGACAGCACCGGGGCGACCAGCGAGACGGCGTTCGTGCTCGGTGAGTTCTACCGGCGCCAGGGCGCCTGGAAGTTCCGCGCCGTCGGCCAGGGCTACAGCAGCGGACTCGAGGGCCTGGCCACCGACTACGGCATCACCGTGGACGAACCGCAGCACACCGCCCCCGCGGCCGCGGTGCCGCCCCCGGTCACCGCGCCCCCGGTCCCGGCGGCCCGCCCGGCCGCCCCGCCGCAGCCCGCGGTGTCTCCCGCGCCGGCGCCCGTCCGCCTGACCAAGGTGACGCTCACCAAGGCGTCCCCCACGGTCTCGCTGACCAAGCAGGGCGGCACCTCCGGGGCCCTGCACGTGAACCTCAACTGGCAGGTGCGCAAGCAGTTCTCGGGGTGGGCCGCCAAGCTGGGCCGCCCGGTCGCCATGCACTCCGACCTGGACCTCGACCTGTGCGCCCTGTACGAACTCACCGACGGCAGCAAGGGAGTGGTGCAGGCCCTCGGCAACGCCTTCGGGTCCCTGCACCAGCCCCCGTTCGTCCACCTGGACGGCGACGACCGCACCGGTGCCGTGTCCACCGGTGAGAACCTCACCGTCAACCTCGACCACAAGCACCTCTTCCGGCGCATCCTGGTCTTCGTCACCATCTACGAGGGCGCCCGCTCCTTCGCCGACCTGCACGCCACGGTCACCCTGCGGCCGCAGTACGGCGCACCGATCGACTTCTCCCTCGACGAGTGCACCGTCCCCTCCACGGTCTGCGCGCTCGCCCTGATCACCAACACCGGCGGCGGCGACCTCGTCGTCCAGCGCGAGGCCCGCTACCTGGTGCCCGAACGGGGCGTGAGCCCGCAGCGCACCGT